The following coding sequences are from one Candidatus Poribacteria bacterium window:
- a CDS encoding sugar phosphate isomerase/epimerase has protein sequence MKGPAIFLAQFMRDEAPYDTMENIGKWVAGLGYKGVQIPNWDDRVIDIGKAAESKTYCDAFKGTLDEMGLEATEVAGYLAGQVLAVHPAYEVMFEAFHPPGLRGAERTAWATDELTKCIHASVNMGLDVIPVLSGGFAWHTIYPWPQRPDGIIEEAFKELAARWLPLLDLARDNGQVFAYELHPGSDIYDGATYEMFLDYTDNHPAACLNYDPSHFLLQQLDYIDFIRLYSERIKGFHVKDAEFRPTGRVGVYGGYQSWAGRAGRFRSLGDGQVDFTQVFTLLTEAGYDSWAVLEWECCVKSPEQGAAEGAPFIAKHIIETTDVAFDDFAGGETDTARNRDILGLNF, from the coding sequence ATCAAAGGTCCAGCTATCTTCCTCGCCCAATTCATGCGGGACGAGGCACCATACGATACGATGGAAAATATCGGAAAATGGGTTGCAGGCTTGGGGTACAAAGGTGTCCAAATCCCCAATTGGGACGACCGCGTCATTGATATTGGAAAAGCCGCTGAATCCAAAACCTATTGCGACGCATTCAAGGGGACACTTGACGAGATGGGACTTGAAGCGACAGAGGTCGCCGGTTATCTCGCTGGACAGGTCTTGGCTGTGCATCCCGCATACGAGGTTATGTTTGAGGCGTTCCATCCCCCCGGCTTACGAGGTGCCGAAAGAACAGCATGGGCAACAGACGAATTAACGAAATGTATCCACGCCTCGGTGAATATGGGACTGGATGTCATTCCTGTGCTTTCAGGCGGCTTCGCGTGGCATACGATCTACCCGTGGCCCCAGCGTCCCGACGGAATTATTGAGGAGGCGTTCAAAGAACTCGCCGCACGTTGGCTGCCACTTCTGGATCTGGCACGCGATAACGGTCAGGTCTTTGCCTACGAACTCCATCCGGGTTCGGACATTTACGACGGCGCGACTTACGAGATGTTCTTAGATTACACAGACAACCATCCCGCCGCCTGCCTCAACTACGACCCAAGCCATTTTCTGCTTCAACAGCTCGACTATATCGACTTCATCCGACTTTACAGCGAACGCATCAAGGGATTCCACGTTAAAGATGCTGAATTCCGTCCGACAGGTCGGGTTGGGGTTTACGGGGGTTATCAATCATGGGCTGGACGTGCTGGTAGATTCCGTTCACTTGGCGATGGGCAAGTGGATTTCACACAGGTGTTCACGCTCCTGACTGAAGCGGGTTACGACAGCTGGGCGGTCCTGGAATGGGAATGCTGTGTGAAAAGTCCAGAGCAAGGGGCGGCAGAAGGTGCACCGTTTATTGCCAAACACATTATCGAAACGACCGATGTCGCTTTTGATGACTTCGCAGGCGGGGAAACCGACACGGCACGGAATCGGGATATCCTTGGATTGAATTTTTAA